In one Ornithorhynchus anatinus isolate Pmale09 chromosome 19, mOrnAna1.pri.v4, whole genome shotgun sequence genomic region, the following are encoded:
- the CRIP3 gene encoding cysteine-rich protein 3 isoform X1, which translates to MSWTCPRCQLPVYFAEKVSSLGKNWHRFCLKCEHCHSVLSAGGHAEHDGKPYCDKPCYAALFGPRGVNCGGVGSCLSDAPTPNPISTTPPSSGSFSPPGGRPWSTLDKMAPRSLACVKTFAGETSMCPGCGKPVFFAEKVMSLGRNWHRPCLRCQRCRKTLTVGGHAEHDGMPYCHIPCYGYLFGPKGVNIGEVGCYIYDMAEVKTE; encoded by the exons ATGAGCTGGACCTGTCCGCGCTGCCAGCTGCCCGTCTACTTCG CTGAGAAGGTGAGTTCCCTGGGCAAGAACTGGCATCGCTTCTGCCTGAAATGTGAGCATTGCCACAGTGTGTTGTCGGCTGGGGGCCATGCCGAG CACGATGGGAAGCCGTACTGTGACAAGCCCTGCTACGCTGCTCTGTTTGGGCCTCGAG ggGTGAACTGTGGCGGCGTTGGCTCTTGCCTCTCtgatgcccccacccccaaccccatcagcACAACCCCCCCGAGTTCTGGCAGTTTCAGTCCCCCTGGCGGCAGGCCCTGGTCCACTCTGGACAAGATGGCACCAAGAA GCCTGGCCTGCGTGAAGACGTTTGCCGGGGAGACCTCAATGTGCCCAGGCTGCGGGAAGCCTGTCTTCTTTG ctGAAAAGGTGATGTCCCTAGGCCGAAACTGGCATCGGCCATGTCTGCGCTGCCAGCGCTGTCGCAAGACGTTGACGGTCGGAGGCCATGCGGAG CATGACGGAATGCCCTACTGCCACATCCCCTGCTACGGTTACCTGTTCGGGCCCAAAG GTGTAAACATCGGCGAGGTGGGATGCTACATCTATGATATGGCAGAGGTGAAGACGGAGTGA
- the CRIP3 gene encoding cysteine-rich protein 3 isoform X2, giving the protein MSWTCPRCQLPVYFAEKVSSLGKNWHRFCLKCEHCHSVLSAGGHAEHDGKPYCDKPCYAALFGPRGVNCGGVGSCLSDAPTPNPISTTPPSSGSFSPPGGRPWSTLDKMAPRSLACVKTFAGETSMCPGCGKPVFFAEKVMSLGRNWHRPCLRCQRCRKTLTVGGHAEV; this is encoded by the exons ATGAGCTGGACCTGTCCGCGCTGCCAGCTGCCCGTCTACTTCG CTGAGAAGGTGAGTTCCCTGGGCAAGAACTGGCATCGCTTCTGCCTGAAATGTGAGCATTGCCACAGTGTGTTGTCGGCTGGGGGCCATGCCGAG CACGATGGGAAGCCGTACTGTGACAAGCCCTGCTACGCTGCTCTGTTTGGGCCTCGAG ggGTGAACTGTGGCGGCGTTGGCTCTTGCCTCTCtgatgcccccacccccaaccccatcagcACAACCCCCCCGAGTTCTGGCAGTTTCAGTCCCCCTGGCGGCAGGCCCTGGTCCACTCTGGACAAGATGGCACCAAGAA GCCTGGCCTGCGTGAAGACGTTTGCCGGGGAGACCTCAATGTGCCCAGGCTGCGGGAAGCCTGTCTTCTTTG ctGAAAAGGTGATGTCCCTAGGCCGAAACTGGCATCGGCCATGTCTGCGCTGCCAGCGCTGTCGCAAGACGTTGACGGTCGGAGGCCATGCGGAG GTGTAA